One window of the Actinomyces wuliandei genome contains the following:
- a CDS encoding electron transfer flavoprotein subunit beta/FixA family protein → MKIVVCVKHVPDVQSERRLEDGRLVRGEDDVLNELDENAVEAAVSLVEAADDGGAGGPGEVVALTMGPHDAEDAVRRALQMGASRGVVVSDASLEGADVVATARTLAAAVSRIGGVDLVVTGMASLDAMTSMLPGALAAALRLPALTLASQVEVADGAVTVTRTLGTVREVLSAPLPALVSVTDQANEPRYPNFAAMRAAKKKPVDVWDLSDLGLEPSAGPSVAVVGSRERPARQVGTIRTDAGQAGRELAAWLVDNKLV, encoded by the coding sequence ATGAAGATCGTGGTCTGCGTCAAGCACGTCCCTGACGTGCAGTCTGAGCGCCGCCTGGAGGACGGCCGCCTGGTTCGTGGTGAGGACGACGTGCTCAACGAGCTTGATGAGAACGCGGTCGAGGCAGCGGTCAGCCTCGTCGAGGCTGCTGACGACGGCGGGGCCGGTGGGCCTGGTGAGGTTGTCGCCCTGACCATGGGGCCGCACGACGCCGAGGACGCCGTGCGCCGCGCCCTCCAGATGGGGGCGAGCAGGGGCGTGGTCGTCAGCGACGCCTCCCTGGAGGGGGCCGACGTCGTCGCGACGGCGAGGACCCTGGCGGCGGCGGTCTCCAGGATCGGCGGGGTGGACCTGGTCGTCACCGGCATGGCCTCGCTGGACGCAATGACGTCAATGCTCCCCGGCGCCCTGGCGGCTGCCCTCCGACTGCCTGCCCTGACCCTGGCCAGCCAGGTGGAGGTCGCCGACGGCGCCGTGACGGTCACCCGGACGCTGGGCACGGTCCGTGAGGTGCTCAGCGCTCCTCTTCCCGCCCTGGTCTCGGTGACGGACCAGGCCAACGAGCCCCGTTACCCTAACTTCGCCGCGATGCGTGCGGCCAAGAAGAAGCCCGTGGACGTGTGGGACCTGTCCGACCTGGGGCTGGAGCCCAGCGCCGGGCCCTCGGTGGCGGTGGTTGGCTCCCGGGAGCGCCCGGCCCGGCAGGTGGGCACTATCCGCACTGACGCAGGCCAGGCCGGGCGTGAGCTGGCCGCCTGGCTGGTGGACAACAAGCTCGTCTGA
- a CDS encoding electron transfer flavoprotein subunit alpha/FixB family protein, whose amino-acid sequence MLDAPVLVLVDLEASGAPQDAAPAAVSLELLAAARSLTSGEVVALALEPVGTEAACALAAAGGSRLLVADLGAQAVLSAVAADAVVAACGRVGPGAVLVASDFRGKELAGRVAVLLESACVSDVSRLEVVDGELCASKLVLSGSWTTTMSVAPHREGTPVVAVRPGSVEVQVPAEAAPLGAEPLEVAPSPEATATRLVSREEASAVAGPALGEARTVVVGGRGVDGDFDLVRSLAEPLGAAVGATRVACDEGWIDRSAQIGQTGETIAPRLYIGLGVSGAIHHTSGIQGAGAVVAVCDDSEAPIFEMADFGVVGDVNEVVPQLVEELDRLRG is encoded by the coding sequence ATGCTTGACGCCCCCGTGCTTGTGCTTGTCGACCTGGAGGCCTCCGGGGCGCCGCAGGACGCGGCCCCGGCCGCTGTCTCGCTGGAGCTGCTGGCTGCGGCTCGTTCGCTGACCAGCGGGGAGGTGGTGGCCCTGGCGCTGGAGCCCGTGGGCACCGAGGCCGCCTGTGCGCTTGCTGCCGCAGGCGGCTCCCGGCTCCTGGTCGCCGACCTGGGCGCCCAGGCGGTCCTGAGCGCGGTGGCGGCTGACGCGGTGGTCGCCGCCTGCGGACGGGTGGGGCCGGGCGCGGTCCTGGTCGCCAGCGACTTTCGTGGCAAGGAGCTGGCGGGACGTGTCGCGGTCCTCCTGGAGTCGGCCTGCGTGAGCGACGTCTCCCGGCTGGAGGTGGTTGACGGCGAGCTATGCGCCTCTAAGCTGGTCCTGTCCGGCTCCTGGACCACCACGATGTCGGTCGCCCCCCACCGTGAGGGCACCCCGGTCGTCGCGGTGCGTCCCGGCTCCGTCGAGGTCCAGGTCCCTGCCGAGGCCGCCCCCCTGGGGGCCGAGCCCCTGGAGGTGGCCCCGAGCCCTGAGGCCACGGCGACGCGCCTGGTCTCGCGGGAGGAGGCCTCTGCGGTGGCTGGCCCGGCGCTGGGCGAGGCGCGTACCGTGGTGGTGGGCGGACGCGGTGTGGACGGGGACTTCGACCTGGTCCGCTCCCTGGCCGAGCCGCTGGGTGCCGCCGTGGGAGCCACCCGGGTGGCCTGCGACGAGGGCTGGATCGACCGCAGCGCCCAGATCGGCCAGACTGGTGAGACCATCGCCCCGCGTCTGTACATCGGGCTGGGCGTCTCCGGCGCCATCCACCACACGTCCGGTATCCAGGGCGCGGGTGCTGTCGTCGCGGTGTGTGACGACTCCGAGGCCCCGATCTTCGAGATGGCGGACTTTGGTGTGGTCGGTGACGTGAACGAGGTCGTGCCCCAGCTGGTCGAGGAGCTGGACCGCCTGCGCGGCTGA
- a CDS encoding GntR family transcriptional regulator, with translation MQVDDSRPIWIQLVDDFRVRIVSGRWSSGSRVPSVRELASELGVNPNTVQRALTELDRSGLTAAERTAGRFVTADPAAVEASRRELAGSAADAYISAVTALGMDLAQAGSVLAERWPASHHQGEAS, from the coding sequence GTGCAGGTCGACGACTCCCGTCCGATCTGGATCCAGCTGGTTGACGACTTCCGCGTGCGGATCGTCTCCGGCCGGTGGTCCTCCGGCAGCCGTGTCCCCAGCGTGCGTGAGCTGGCCTCGGAGCTAGGGGTCAACCCCAACACCGTCCAGCGTGCCCTGACCGAGCTCGACCGCTCGGGCCTGACCGCCGCCGAGCGTACCGCCGGGCGCTTCGTGACAGCAGACCCTGCGGCTGTCGAGGCGTCCCGGCGCGAGCTCGCCGGCAGTGCCGCAGACGCCTACATCAGTGCTGTGACGGCACTCGGCATGGACCTCGCCCAGGCCGGCTCTGTGCTTGCCGAGCGCTGGCCAGCCTCCCACCACCAAGGAGAAGCCTCATGA
- a CDS encoding ABC transporter ATP-binding protein, translating to MSPVSALPAPVDAGGSDDRLPAASAAAAVGPAPGSSAPAGGVEPSAIISYDGADPLVTISHLSRSYRGQHALADLSLRLPAGRIVGLMGANGCGKTTLLKILAGLLTDYEGQVRVAGHVPGPQSKALVSFLPDASFLPASLTPQRAVAMFSRLFPDFDVAKARRLIEFFGLPPERSLKKMSKGMGEKLQVSLVMSRRARVYLLDEPISGVDPAARDVILGGVLQDFDPGALMILSTHLIADVEPIIDSAVFLRDGRLLLAGDADDLRQEHGTSLDALFRKEYR from the coding sequence ATGAGCCCCGTGAGCGCGCTACCCGCACCTGTTGACGCCGGTGGCAGCGATGACAGACTACCTGCTGCCAGCGCTGCCGCTGCTGTCGGCCCAGCCCCTGGTTCCAGCGCCCCGGCCGGTGGCGTCGAGCCGTCGGCCATCATCTCCTACGACGGTGCCGACCCGCTCGTCACCATCAGCCACCTCTCCAGGTCCTACCGTGGGCAGCACGCTCTGGCCGACCTCAGCCTGAGGCTGCCCGCCGGGCGGATCGTTGGCCTCATGGGTGCCAACGGCTGCGGCAAGACCACCTTGCTCAAGATCCTGGCCGGCCTGCTGACCGACTACGAGGGCCAGGTGCGCGTGGCCGGGCACGTCCCGGGGCCTCAGTCGAAGGCCCTGGTGTCCTTCTTGCCTGACGCCTCCTTCCTGCCGGCCTCCCTGACGCCGCAGCGCGCCGTGGCGATGTTCTCACGCCTGTTCCCTGACTTTGACGTGGCCAAGGCCCGGCGACTCATCGAGTTCTTCGGGCTGCCTCCCGAGCGCAGCTTGAAGAAGATGAGCAAGGGCATGGGGGAGAAGCTCCAGGTCAGCCTGGTCATGTCGCGCCGTGCCCGTGTCTACCTGCTGGACGAACCGATATCCGGTGTGGACCCGGCAGCGCGCGACGTCATCCTCGGCGGCGTCCTGCAGGACTTCGACCCCGGAGCCCTCATGATCCTGTCCACCCACCTTATTGCCGATGTCGAGCCGATCATCGACTCTGCCGTCTTCCTCAGGGACGGTCGCCTGCTCCTGGCGGGTGACGCCGACGACCTGCGCCAGGAGCACGGCACCAGCCTGGACGCCTTGTTTCGGAAGGAGTACCGCTGA
- the mnmA gene encoding tRNA 2-thiouridine(34) synthase MnmA encodes MRVLAALSGGVDSAVAAARAVEAGHEVVGVHMALTRNRALTRSGSRGCCSVEDSSDARWAAQVLGIPFYVWDLSEEFEERVVADFLTEYRAGRTPNPCVRCNERVKFDALLERGLALGFDAVATGHYARLSGGAASGRPGDEEGLELRRSAEMAKDQSYVLAVSGRAGLARALFPLGEAPSKAAVRAEARARGLPVASKPDSYDICFVANGDTRGFLARSLGTRRGAVVSPDGEVLGSHDGYFGFTVGQRRGLGLDRPAADGRPRYVIETRPATNEVVVGPEELLTRSRVEGKDLVLLADPQTRGGLADGCGWSGVAVQVRAHGRPVPADVSVDEAGGTLRADLHEPLRGLAAGQSVVVYGGPEGDTVLAQATVA; translated from the coding sequence GTGCGTGTCCTGGCTGCCCTGTCCGGCGGCGTCGACTCCGCCGTCGCCGCCGCGCGCGCCGTGGAGGCGGGCCACGAGGTGGTCGGGGTGCACATGGCCCTGACCCGCAACCGTGCGCTCACCCGCTCGGGCTCACGAGGCTGCTGCTCCGTCGAGGACTCCTCCGACGCCCGGTGGGCCGCCCAGGTCCTGGGGATCCCCTTCTACGTGTGGGACCTGTCAGAGGAGTTCGAGGAGCGGGTGGTGGCCGACTTCCTGACCGAGTACCGGGCCGGGCGCACCCCCAACCCCTGCGTGCGCTGCAACGAGCGGGTCAAGTTCGACGCCCTCCTGGAGCGGGGGCTGGCCCTGGGCTTTGACGCCGTGGCCACAGGCCACTACGCGCGCCTGAGCGGGGGCGCCGCCTCCGGGCGCCCTGGGGACGAGGAGGGGCTGGAGCTGCGCCGCAGCGCCGAGATGGCCAAGGACCAGTCCTACGTGCTGGCCGTCTCCGGGCGGGCGGGCCTGGCCCGGGCGCTGTTCCCCCTGGGCGAGGCACCGAGCAAGGCGGCCGTGCGGGCCGAGGCGAGAGCGAGGGGGCTGCCGGTGGCCTCCAAGCCCGATTCCTACGACATCTGCTTCGTGGCAAACGGCGACACCCGAGGATTTCTTGCCCGATCCCTGGGGACGCGCCGGGGCGCCGTGGTCTCCCCTGACGGCGAGGTGCTCGGCTCCCATGACGGCTACTTCGGCTTCACCGTGGGGCAGCGCCGGGGGCTGGGCCTGGACCGTCCCGCTGCTGACGGACGACCTCGATACGTCATCGAGACCCGTCCCGCCACCAACGAGGTGGTCGTGGGCCCTGAGGAGCTGCTCACCCGCTCCCGGGTCGAGGGCAAGGACCTGGTGCTGCTGGCCGACCCGCAGACACGGGGCGGCCTGGCGGACGGCTGCGGCTGGAGCGGCGTGGCCGTGCAGGTGCGCGCCCACGGCAGGCCGGTGCCCGCCGACGTCAGCGTGGACGAGGCGGGCGGCACGCTGCGGGCCGACCTGCACGAGCCCCTGCGGGGCCTGGCGGCTGGGCAGTCCGTGGTCGTCTACGGCGGGCCGGAGGGAGACACGGTCCTGGCCCAGGCGACAGTGGCCTGA
- a CDS encoding cysteine desulfurase family protein — protein MSSPPPSPPRTYLDWAATCPVRPEVAHQVAEDLTAAVAGRGNPASQHSSGRHAAGLLAEARARLAAALDVDSHEVLFTSGGTEADALVVSGRARAVPGGRLVVSPTEHPAVLDSARAALNHLGADLVLLEVDQAGRVVPASLDAAVRHGGTGPPASLVSVMTVNNETGLVQDVPALVERVREATGAHRPGQAGYVPVHSDVVAALGKVAVEPHAWGLDAVSLAGHKLGAPVGTGALVAHRELVLAPVTGGGRQERGVRSGTQDVVGARALALAVELAVAERQQQAARMERLRERVLRGASTLGGAHATLPTDAASSPATAHLWFEDCDAEALLMGLDLAGVDVSAGSACHAGVSQPSHVLVAMGLGEQAARCALRVSMGTMTTEHDIDHLLEVLPAALEGARRAWTARASPEGLRERRR, from the coding sequence GTGTCCTCCCCACCGCCCTCCCCGCCCCGGACCTACCTTGACTGGGCCGCGACGTGCCCGGTGAGACCTGAGGTGGCTCATCAGGTCGCCGAGGACCTGACCGCTGCCGTGGCGGGACGTGGCAACCCGGCCTCACAGCACTCCAGCGGTCGGCACGCTGCCGGCCTGCTGGCCGAGGCCCGCGCCCGCCTTGCCGCCGCGCTGGACGTGGACTCCCACGAGGTCCTGTTCACCTCCGGGGGCACCGAGGCTGACGCCCTGGTGGTCTCCGGGCGGGCACGCGCCGTCCCGGGCGGACGCCTGGTGGTCTCCCCCACCGAGCACCCGGCCGTGCTGGACTCGGCCCGTGCCGCCCTCAACCACCTGGGGGCCGATCTGGTCCTCCTAGAGGTCGACCAGGCCGGACGGGTGGTTCCGGCCTCCCTGGACGCAGCGGTGCGTCACGGTGGGACGGGTCCCCCTGCCAGCCTGGTCTCCGTCATGACGGTCAACAACGAGACCGGGCTGGTCCAGGACGTGCCCGCCCTGGTGGAGCGTGTCCGCGAGGCTACCGGCGCGCACCGTCCTGGGCAGGCAGGCTACGTCCCCGTGCACTCCGACGTCGTAGCTGCCCTGGGCAAGGTGGCCGTGGAGCCCCATGCGTGGGGGCTGGACGCGGTGAGCCTGGCCGGCCACAAGCTGGGCGCCCCTGTGGGCACGGGCGCGCTGGTGGCCCACCGGGAGCTGGTTCTGGCCCCGGTCACGGGCGGAGGCCGCCAGGAGCGGGGGGTGCGCTCTGGGACGCAGGACGTCGTCGGCGCCCGGGCACTGGCCCTAGCGGTGGAGCTCGCGGTGGCTGAGCGACAGCAGCAGGCTGCCCGCATGGAGCGGCTGCGTGAGCGGGTGCTGCGCGGTGCCAGCACCCTGGGCGGTGCCCACGCGACTCTGCCGACCGACGCCGCCAGCTCCCCCGCCACGGCGCACCTGTGGTTCGAGGACTGCGACGCCGAGGCCCTGCTCATGGGCCTGGACCTGGCGGGGGTCGATGTCTCCGCAGGGTCGGCCTGCCACGCGGGGGTGTCGCAGCCCAGCCACGTCCTGGTCGCCATGGGGCTGGGTGAGCAGGCGGCCCGCTGTGCCCTGCGCGTGAGCATGGGCACCATGACCACCGAGCACGACATCGACCACCTGCTGGAGGTTCTGCCTGCGGCCCTGGAGGGGGCCAGGAGAGCATGGACCGCGCGAGCCTCCCCCGAGGGTCTCCGGGAGCGGCGCCGGTGA
- the nudC gene encoding NAD(+) diphosphatase codes for MRSDWLVDHLALARSATDRDAQRRSDPGLLKALAADPATRLLLVDARGRVALDASARCSDPPEDGLVPPDTVGTGASVWEGYPEETGFRLPDLGPEDLDLEGLSTFYLGRDKPEDGTGPQVGGPGWLAVVVPQGLEVPEAPGQPRGGADAEGAGTDHPDLRRVLGRHPLTALRATGAQMSVRDSGLAVTASALAAWHSSSRYCPACGGRTLAVQAGWARRCSGCQAVHFPRTDPAVIMAVTDDADRLLLVHGASWEDRRYSVVAGFVEAGESVETAVRREVWEETGLRVEEVSYLVSQPWPFPRSLMLGYRARLAPGENLARPDGEEVTGAVIVSREELARAVAQRSIVLPGRASLGRLLIEDWFRGQVSRSTRGTSPD; via the coding sequence ATGCGCAGTGACTGGCTCGTTGACCACCTGGCTCTGGCCCGCTCAGCCACCGACCGCGACGCCCAGCGCCGCAGCGACCCCGGCCTGCTGAAGGCTCTCGCCGCCGATCCTGCCACCCGGCTGCTGCTGGTGGACGCCCGCGGCAGGGTCGCGCTCGACGCCTCGGCACGGTGCTCTGACCCGCCCGAGGACGGGCTGGTGCCCCCCGACACCGTCGGCACGGGTGCCAGCGTGTGGGAGGGCTACCCGGAGGAGACGGGGTTCCGCCTGCCCGACCTCGGTCCGGAGGACCTGGACCTGGAGGGGCTGTCCACCTTCTACCTGGGGCGTGACAAGCCGGAGGACGGCACGGGCCCGCAGGTGGGGGGACCCGGCTGGCTGGCCGTCGTCGTGCCGCAAGGGCTGGAGGTTCCCGAGGCTCCCGGGCAGCCTCGGGGCGGGGCGGACGCCGAGGGTGCTGGTACCGACCACCCGGACCTGCGCCGGGTGCTGGGCAGGCACCCCCTCACCGCGCTGCGGGCGACGGGTGCCCAGATGAGTGTCCGTGACTCCGGGCTGGCCGTGACCGCCTCGGCCCTGGCAGCCTGGCACAGTTCGTCGCGCTACTGTCCCGCCTGCGGCGGACGCACCCTGGCGGTCCAGGCGGGCTGGGCGCGCCGGTGCAGTGGCTGCCAGGCCGTGCACTTCCCCCGGACCGATCCGGCTGTCATCATGGCTGTCACCGACGACGCCGACCGCCTCCTTCTTGTCCACGGTGCCTCCTGGGAGGACCGACGGTACTCCGTGGTCGCCGGGTTCGTGGAGGCAGGGGAGTCGGTGGAGACCGCAGTGCGGCGCGAGGTCTGGGAGGAGACGGGGCTGCGGGTGGAGGAGGTGTCCTACCTGGTCTCCCAGCCCTGGCCCTTTCCGCGCTCCCTCATGCTCGGCTACCGCGCACGGCTCGCCCCTGGCGAGAACCTGGCCCGCCCTGATGGGGAGGAGGTCACCGGTGCCGTCATCGTCTCGCGGGAGGAGCTGGCGCGGGCGGTGGCGCAGCGGAGCATCGTCCTGCCCGGGCGGGCCTCCCTGGGGCGGCTTCTTATCGAGGACTGGTTCAGGGGACAGGTCTCCCGGTCGACCAGGGGCACGTCTCCCGACTGA
- a CDS encoding ATP-dependent helicase: protein MNQTRLSSTRRGPARHSPDSAGTRGGAETLLEALDPDQREVAEHLEGPLCVLAGAGTGKTRAMTYRIAYGVATGAYQATQVLAVTFTSRAAGEMRSRLADLGVPGVQARTFHSAALRQLTYFWPTAIGGRRPEIQPHKASLVATAARRLGLAADRAVVRDLAAEVEWAKVTLTLPEDYVQAATAAGRTGVAGLEAETVARLLSAYEEAKNERGVIDFEDVLLLQIGILLDREDIASQVRSQYKHFVVDEYQDVSPLQQRLLDLWLGRRRQLCVVGDVSQTIYSFTGATPDYLTGFASRYEGARTVRLSRDYRSTPQVVSLANRVLSRSRRGGENLRLPAGAVELVAQRPSGPQVRFDTYDDDVAEAEGVVAQVRRLRSEGVPLSQVAVLYRTNSQSEVVEQALASAQIGYLVRGGERFFEREEVKRAMALLLGAARTEKGLLTGDLGADVRTVLGREGWTEEPPAAQGAVRERWDSLNALVHLADELASARGIGLDAFHVELMERAAVQNAPSVEGVTLSSLHAAKGLEWDAVLLVGACEGLLPISLAETDSAVEEERRLLYVGVTRAREHLVVSYARARQPGGRASRKPTRFLEGIWPTDSAPGRGSPSRGSARQRSRQAAADFEAAHDPATVALFEELRSWRADVAKEISKPAFTVFPDATLRDIAVVRPSTLPQLSLVRGVGAIKLQDYGGAVLELIRKFQEGNSPD, encoded by the coding sequence ATGAACCAGACCCGACTGAGCTCGACCCGACGTGGCCCTGCCCGACACAGCCCCGACTCTGCCGGTACCAGGGGCGGTGCTGAGACCCTCCTGGAGGCCCTGGACCCGGACCAGCGCGAGGTCGCCGAGCACCTGGAGGGGCCGCTGTGCGTCCTGGCGGGTGCGGGGACAGGAAAGACCCGCGCCATGACCTACCGCATCGCCTACGGGGTGGCGACTGGGGCCTACCAGGCCACCCAGGTCCTCGCGGTCACCTTCACCTCCCGGGCTGCCGGGGAGATGCGCTCCCGGCTGGCGGACCTGGGTGTCCCGGGGGTCCAGGCCCGCACCTTCCACTCCGCCGCCCTGCGCCAGCTCACCTACTTCTGGCCCACCGCGATCGGCGGACGCCGTCCCGAGATACAGCCCCACAAGGCCTCTCTCGTCGCCACGGCAGCGCGGCGCCTGGGGCTGGCAGCGGACCGCGCGGTGGTGCGGGACCTCGCCGCCGAGGTCGAGTGGGCCAAGGTCACCCTTACTCTCCCGGAGGACTACGTCCAGGCTGCCACCGCGGCGGGACGTACGGGCGTGGCCGGGCTGGAGGCCGAGACGGTGGCCCGGCTCCTGTCAGCCTACGAGGAGGCCAAGAACGAGCGCGGGGTCATCGACTTCGAGGACGTCCTGCTCCTTCAGATCGGTATCCTGCTGGACCGCGAGGACATCGCATCCCAGGTGCGCAGCCAGTACAAGCACTTCGTGGTGGACGAGTACCAGGACGTCTCGCCACTCCAGCAGCGCCTGCTGGACCTGTGGCTGGGACGACGTCGCCAGCTGTGCGTGGTGGGGGACGTGTCCCAGACCATCTACTCCTTCACCGGCGCCACTCCTGACTACCTCACCGGCTTTGCCTCCCGTTACGAGGGCGCGCGCACGGTGCGCCTGTCGCGTGACTACCGCTCGACACCCCAGGTGGTCTCCCTGGCCAACCGTGTCCTGTCCAGGTCCCGGCGAGGGGGAGAAAACTTGCGCCTGCCTGCGGGCGCCGTCGAGCTGGTGGCCCAGCGCCCCTCAGGGCCGCAGGTGCGCTTTGACACCTATGACGACGACGTGGCGGAGGCAGAGGGGGTCGTCGCCCAGGTACGGCGTCTGCGCTCGGAGGGAGTGCCCCTGAGCCAGGTCGCTGTCCTCTACCGCACCAACTCCCAGTCAGAGGTCGTGGAGCAGGCCCTGGCCTCTGCCCAGATCGGCTACCTGGTACGTGGCGGAGAACGTTTCTTCGAGCGGGAGGAGGTCAAGCGGGCTATGGCCCTCCTCCTGGGCGCCGCGCGCACGGAGAAGGGGCTCCTGACCGGGGACCTGGGTGCCGACGTGCGCACGGTCCTGGGCCGGGAGGGCTGGACCGAGGAGCCTCCCGCCGCGCAGGGGGCGGTACGGGAGCGCTGGGACTCTCTCAACGCCCTTGTCCACCTGGCCGACGAGCTTGCCTCAGCTCGCGGGATCGGGCTGGACGCCTTTCACGTCGAGCTCATGGAGCGGGCAGCGGTCCAGAACGCCCCGTCCGTGGAGGGGGTGACCCTGTCCTCCCTGCACGCGGCCAAGGGTCTGGAGTGGGACGCTGTCCTCCTGGTCGGTGCCTGTGAGGGGCTGCTGCCGATCTCCCTGGCGGAGACCGACTCCGCTGTGGAGGAGGAGCGGCGCCTGCTGTACGTGGGGGTCACGCGTGCGCGTGAGCACCTCGTGGTCTCCTACGCGCGGGCGCGCCAGCCTGGCGGCCGGGCCTCCCGCAAGCCGACGCGGTTCCTGGAGGGGATATGGCCGACAGACTCCGCTCCCGGCCGGGGGTCCCCCTCCCGGGGGTCGGCCAGGCAGCGCTCCAGGCAGGCGGCCGCCGACTTCGAGGCGGCTCACGACCCAGCGACGGTCGCCCTGTTCGAGGAGTTGCGGTCCTGGCGCGCCGACGTCGCCAAGGAGATCTCGAAGCCTGCCTTCACGGTCTTCCCTGACGCTACCCTGCGTGACATCGCGGTAGTCAGGCCTAGCACCCTGCCCCAGCTCTCCTTGGTGCGCGGGGTGGGGGCCATCAAGCTTCAGGACTACGGTGGGGCTGTCCTGGAGCTGATCAGGAAGTTCCAGGAGGGGAACAGCCCAGACTGA